The following are from one region of the Populus trichocarpa isolate Nisqually-1 chromosome 8, P.trichocarpa_v4.1, whole genome shotgun sequence genome:
- the LOC7482846 gene encoding uncharacterized protein LOC7482846 yields the protein MAMGQERSKPPLHNFDLPFLKWGNQRHLRCMKLPDSNTAADAAVRDNKNENNGGRISVERNRSSSRSPPRKFGNYDIRRFKPPRERFGGVEEGIDEVREKIMLDLKTAANEMKDKILRKEVSDDDSEIEEERSLQSQSQSPLRAVVAAVEEAPAEPEVRPWNLRTRRAAIGGGGNSVLGKVSSNNCSPLRSDSAKSPRLRGDKRDRKEKEKEKERAKFSVPLSKKEIEEDFMVMLCQRPARRPKKRPRIVQKQMDALFPGLWLAEVTVDTYKVPELPENGKR from the exons ATGGCAATGGGACAAGAGAGATCAAAACCGCCGCTTCATAATTTTGATCTTCCTTTCTTGAAGTGGGGGAATCAAAGACACCTCCGCTGCATGAAACTTCCCGACTCCAACACCGCCGCCGACGCCGCCGTTCGGGACAACAAGAACGAGAACAACGGAGGAAGAATCTCAGTTGAGCGAAACCGTAGCAGTAGCCGATCTCCACCAAGGAAATTCGGCAATTATGATATCCGGCGGTTCAAGCCGCCGAGGGAGAGATTCGGCGGAGTGGAGGAAGGGATTGATGAGGTGAGGGAGAAGATCATGCTTGATCTGAAAACAGCGGCGAATGAGATGAAAGACAAGATTTTGAGGAAAGAAGTGTCGGATGATGATAGTGAAATCGAAGAGGAACGATCTCTTCAATCTCAGTCCCAGTCGCCGCTCAGGGCTGTGGTTGCGGCGGTTGAGGAAGCACCGGCGGAGCCGGAGGTGAGGCCGTGGAATCTGAGGACGAGGAGAGCGGCAATTGGTGGAGGTGGGAATTCAGTTCTAGGGAAAGTGAGTAGTAATAATTGTTCACCTTTGAGAAGCGACAGTGCTAAATCGCCGAGATTAAGAGGAGATAAGAGAGATagaaaggagaaggagaaggagaaggagagagcGAAGTTTTCAGTGCCGTTATCAAAGAAGGAGATTGAAGAGGATTTCATGGTGATGTTGTGCCAGAGACCTGCTCGGAGGCCCAAGAAACGGCCCAGGATTGTGCAGAAGCAGATGGAT GCTTTGTTTCCTGGTTTGTGGCTAGCGGAGGTTACCGTTGATACTTATAAGGTGCCGGAGTTGCCGGAAAACGGAAAG AGGTAG